A section of the Puniceicoccaceae bacterium genome encodes:
- a CDS encoding iron ABC transporter permease: protein MSAALFALAVIFLASLSFGSVRIPIADVIAVLTGGEASREVFEKIILGIRLPRAITGVFAGAALSLAGLQMQTIFRNPLADPFVLGVNSGASLGVALVILMIGPGSAALLAGLGGFGNASVVVAASLGAGLVLALIMVLSLRVDLMTLLIMGLMVAYATSAVVSILMFFAMPERLQAFFAWTFGSFGTVTWSQMTVLAPAVVIGTLMSLVATKSLNAFLLGEAYAVSLGVRILLWRTWVLIAASILTGAVTGFCGPIGFIGVAVPHLCRSLLQSSDHRVLFPFVIVMGATIALFADFIAQVPGSNVVLPLNAITALIGAPIVIWLLLRKRNLRQAFGEHAS, encoded by the coding sequence ATGAGTGCGGCTCTGTTTGCGCTGGCTGTGATCTTTCTTGCCAGTCTCTCTTTTGGATCGGTGCGCATTCCGATTGCAGATGTGATTGCGGTGTTGACCGGAGGTGAGGCGAGCCGGGAAGTCTTTGAAAAAATCATATTGGGCATCCGGTTGCCGCGTGCGATTACTGGAGTGTTTGCGGGTGCTGCGCTCTCTCTCGCGGGCCTTCAGATGCAGACCATCTTTCGCAATCCACTGGCCGACCCCTTTGTGTTGGGAGTCAACTCGGGAGCAAGCCTGGGCGTTGCCTTGGTGATTCTCATGATCGGTCCCGGGAGTGCGGCCTTGCTTGCAGGCCTGGGAGGGTTTGGCAACGCTTCTGTGGTCGTGGCGGCTTCGCTGGGGGCAGGTTTGGTATTGGCGTTGATCATGGTGCTTTCACTACGGGTAGATCTCATGACGCTGTTGATCATGGGGTTGATGGTGGCCTATGCGACCTCCGCTGTCGTGAGCATTCTCATGTTTTTTGCAATGCCCGAACGACTGCAGGCCTTCTTCGCTTGGACATTTGGCAGTTTTGGAACCGTGACCTGGTCACAAATGACAGTGCTGGCTCCGGCAGTTGTGATCGGCACGCTGATGTCTCTGGTCGCAACCAAATCGCTCAATGCCTTTCTGCTCGGTGAAGCCTATGCGGTGAGCCTTGGCGTCCGTATCCTGCTCTGGAGAACCTGGGTGTTGATTGCAGCTTCGATTCTGACAGGTGCCGTCACCGGATTTTGTGGGCCGATTGGATTTATTGGTGTGGCAGTTCCACATTTATGTCGTTCCCTGCTGCAAAGCTCGGACCACCGGGTGCTCTTTCCTTTTGTGATTGTAATGGGAGCAACTATCGCCCTGTTCGCGGATTTCATCGCGCAGGTTCCTGGATCCAATGTCGTGTTGCCGCTCAATGCAATCACGGCTCTGATTGGAGCACCCATTGTCATCTGGCTCCTGCTCCGTAAACGCAACCTTCGCCAGGCTTTTGGCGAGCACGCTTCCTGA
- a CDS encoding ABC transporter ATP-binding protein translates to MVRNDNVLLEIRDLAIGYPKQRQTPLYDGLNLKLGKGTLTCLMGPNGSGKSTLIKTLTGLIPPIRGSIAYRGDAHLLKYARERARTFAVVLTSNPTFGMLRVREVVAIGRHPHTKWTGNFSPRDLEQVQWALEAVHAETLAERWVHTLSDGERQRVMIARALAQETPIIFLDEPTAYLDLPHKIELMHILCKLTRQCGLTLLMSTHELEMALQHADQLWLLGNEGVCASGVPEDLLLSGNLESVFQRDFLSFDRARGVFHSQAVLHSFACLSGDEIAVRWTRNALEKLGIGVSQDSGATLNIEVSGTGSKAEDTYRWTCQNLTNGERYVGESLQGLLTWIRSHRNAEFLNEKVLPET, encoded by the coding sequence ATGGTGCGCAACGATAATGTTTTGCTTGAAATCCGGGATTTGGCGATTGGTTACCCCAAACAACGTCAGACACCTTTGTATGACGGACTGAACCTGAAGTTGGGAAAGGGAACATTGACCTGTCTGATGGGTCCAAATGGTTCCGGGAAAAGCACCTTGATCAAGACCTTGACGGGATTGATCCCGCCGATTCGTGGAAGCATTGCCTATCGCGGGGATGCGCACTTGTTAAAATATGCGCGCGAGCGGGCACGCACCTTTGCAGTCGTGCTCACCTCAAATCCGACCTTTGGAATGCTCCGTGTGCGCGAAGTGGTTGCGATCGGGCGTCATCCTCACACCAAATGGACGGGCAATTTTTCTCCTCGTGATCTCGAGCAAGTGCAATGGGCGCTCGAGGCCGTGCATGCCGAAACGCTTGCCGAACGCTGGGTCCATACACTCAGCGACGGAGAGCGACAGCGTGTGATGATTGCACGTGCACTTGCCCAGGAGACCCCGATCATTTTTCTGGATGAGCCGACTGCTTATTTGGATCTGCCACACAAAATTGAGCTGATGCACATCCTCTGCAAGTTGACACGACAGTGTGGACTGACGCTGTTGATGAGCACTCACGAACTCGAGATGGCTTTGCAACATGCGGATCAACTCTGGTTGCTCGGCAATGAAGGTGTCTGTGCATCGGGGGTGCCGGAGGATTTGCTGCTTTCCGGAAATCTGGAATCGGTATTTCAACGCGATTTCCTGAGCTTTGATCGTGCTCGCGGAGTGTTCCATTCACAGGCGGTCTTGCATTCTTTTGCGTGCCTTTCCGGGGATGAAATTGCGGTGCGCTGGACCCGAAACGCGCTTGAAAAACTCGGAATTGGTGTGTCGCAAGACTCAGGTGCGACTTTGAATATTGAAGTGAGTGGAACCGGTAGCAAGGCGGAAGACACATATCGCTGGACGTGCCAAAATCTCACCAACGGGGAACGCTATGTCGGCGAGAGCCTGCAGGGGTTGTTGACCTGGATTCGCTCGCACCGGAATGCAGAGTTTTTGAATGAGAAGGTATTGCCTGAAACGTGA
- a CDS encoding transcriptional repressor, whose product MIRNTKQRDVLRKVMREADRPLSPAEIHQLALIHYPKMGLRTVYRHIKDMIENSQLAGIDYPGQPVRYELVDDRGSRPHLICRGCERVFDLPIEEPEVEYPKLDDFVIEGHEVVYFGFCRECSDHQS is encoded by the coding sequence ATGATTCGAAATACCAAACAACGGGATGTGCTTCGCAAGGTGATGCGGGAGGCGGATCGTCCACTTTCACCGGCTGAAATTCATCAATTGGCATTGATCCACTATCCAAAGATGGGCTTGCGAACGGTGTACCGTCACATCAAGGACATGATCGAAAATAGTCAACTGGCGGGCATTGACTATCCGGGCCAACCCGTTCGCTATGAACTTGTGGATGATCGCGGCAGTCGGCCGCATCTGATCTGTCGGGGTTGTGAGCGTGTCTTTGACCTTCCGATTGAGGAACCTGAAGTGGAATACCCGAAGCTGGATGATTTTGTCATTGAAGGTCACGAAGTCGTGTATTTTGGATTCTGCCGGGAGTGTAGTGATCATCAATCCTGA